From a single Lolium rigidum isolate FL_2022 chromosome 7, APGP_CSIRO_Lrig_0.1, whole genome shotgun sequence genomic region:
- the LOC124671700 gene encoding uncharacterized ATP-dependent helicase C29A10.10c-like: MPLRPSDIATGGSTYCLAHVKDVDGCSFVIRTSKRIEDVSCYGFVVSLLSFIPYARIWRCLQYEAAVERNAALVKAVAGDTTQVTNYISFSTSLTGVGGVLLTAGALSAFGLNGSQTGAIMSCVSAVQCPGASSSKFSLIWGPPGTGKTKTISVLLLAVLTMTEKIQIKCRVLTCAPTNTAISQVASRLLSLRKQHPDAGAGAGSGRCYGDLLLFGNKQRMAVDNLLDEIFLDTRVKRLKKCFSPATGWKPCLRSLEVFLTEPRVLKYHYQQARKEKNCSNLLESSFVRSRYHAISQKLRGCVREIMSNVPRDIILEKNCKNIASLNKMLDDFGKLLGNKSVGNNIVVGVFMPTIGQKCDGSAGAAGYSGMVQTLRRNMAEILGVTRTLMRDLKLPHTSQDFKIKKFCFRSASLIFCTVSGSAKLNGQKMDLLLIDEAAQLKECESLIPLQVSGLKHAVLIGDECQLPATVKSTISDNALLGRSLFERLSLLGHKKHLLNMQYRMHPSISIFPNFSFYDKQILDGPNVTQAGHEREYLPGTMFGPYSFINIDGREDRGRSKRNMAEVAAILEILRSLKQACISTGQVVSVGVICPYAAQVEAIQGKIGDVKAMRPLVLRVNSVDGFQGSEEDVIILSTVRHCLWVLGNAATLSSSGSIWGELVKDAVERRCFFEWDDGTSASPSISHRSRLLEPERGGGASAFDICDALGSLQLA, translated from the exons ATGCCGCTTCGGCCGTCCGACATTGCGACCGGCGGCAGCACATACTGCCTGGCTCACGTCAAGGATGTCGATGGGTGCAGCTTTGTGATCAGAACGTCCAAGAGAATAGAGGACGTAAGCTGCTATGGCTTCGTTGTTAGTTTGCTGAGCTTCATACCCTACGCACGCATCTGGCGGTGCCTCCAGTACGAAGCCGCCGTCGAGAGAAATGCAGCCCTCGTCAAGGCTGTCGCCGGCGACACGACGCAGGTAACCAACTACATAAGCTTT AGCACAAGCCTGACCGGCGTCGGCGGCGTTCTGCTAACGGCTGGCGCGCTGTCTGCGTTCGGGCTCAACGGCTCGCAGACTGGCGCCATAATGAGCTGCGTCTCGGCGGTGCAGTGCCCTGGCGCGAGCAGCAGCAAGTTCAGCCTCATCTGGGGGCCGCCCGGCACGGGCAAAACCAAGACCATCAGCGTGCTTCTGTTGGCGGTGTTGACGATGACGGAAAAAATCCAGATCAAATGCCGGGTCCTGACGTGCGCGCCGACCAACACCGCCATCTCCCAGGTCGCTTCCCGCCTCCTATCTCTGAGGAAGCAGCATCCCGACGCCGGAGCCGGCGCCGGCTCCGGACGGTGCTACGGCGATCTGCTGCTGTTCGGCAATAAGCAACGCATGGCCGTCGACAACCTTCTCGACGAGATATTCCTGGACACTCGTGTCAAACGCCTTAAGAAGTGTTTCTCGCCTGCGACTGGTTGGAAGCCGTGCCTCCGTTCGCTGGAAGTTTTTCTGACCGAGCCGAGAGTACTGAAATACCACTATCAGCAGGCACGCAAGGAGAAAAACTGCTCAAACTTGCTCGAGTCGTCCTTCGTCAGGTCAAGGTACCACGCCATATCCCAGAAGCTTCGCGGCTGCGTCAGAGAAATTATGTCCAATGTCCCTAGAGATATCATCCTGGAGAAGAACTGCAAGAACATTGCGTCTCTCAATAAGATGCTCGACGACTTCGGCAAGCTGCTCGGTAACAAGAGCGTAGGGAATAATATCGTAGTGGGCGTCTTCATGCCTACGATTGGACAGAAATGCGATGGTTCAGCGGGTGCGGCCGGTTACTCAGGCATGGTTCAAACCCTGAGGCGAAACATGGCTGAGATCCTAGGCGTCACAAGAACTCTGATGCGAGACCTGAAGCTTCCTCACACAAGCCAGGATTTCAAGATCAAAAAGTTTTGCTTTCGAAGTGCCTCCCTCATTTTCTGCACGGTGTCTGGGTCGGCTAAGCTTAACGGGCAGAAGATGGATTTGCTTCTCATCGATGAGGCTGCGCAGTTGAAGGAATGTGAATCCCTTATTCCGTTGCAAGTCTCTGGACTGAAGCATGCAGTTCTTATCGGTGACGAGTGCCAATTGCCAGCGACTGTAAAAAGCACG ATTTCAGACAATGCATTGCTGGGTAGGAGCCTGTTTGAAAGGTTAAGTTTGTTGGGACACAAGAAGCACCTCCTGAACATGCAGTACAGGATGCACCCATCCATAAGCATCTTCCCCAACTTCAGTTTCTACGACAAGCAAATCTTGGATGGCCCGAACGTCACGCAGGCGGGGCACGAGCGTGAGTACCTCCCAGGCACCATGTTTGGGCCATACTCGTTCATCAACATCGACGGCAGGGAAGATCGTGGCCGCAGCAAGAGGAATATGGCCGAGGTAGCCGCCATCCTGGAGATCCTTCGTAGTCTCAAACAAG CTTGTATCAGCACGGGGCAAGTAGTTAGTGTGGGCGTCATATGCCCGTACGCCGCCCAGGTGGAGGCGATCCAGGGGAAGATCGGAGACGTGAAGGCGATGCGTCCCCTTGTTCTTCGCGTGAACTCCGTGGACGGGTTCCAAGGCAGCGAAGAAGATGTCATCATCCTCTCCACCGTCAG GCACTGCCTCTGGGTTCTGGGCAACGCGGCGACGCTGAGCAGCAGCGGCTCGATCTGGGGAGAGCTGGTCAAGGATGCCGTGGAACGTCGGTGCTTCTTCGAATGGGACGATGGCACGAGCGCCTCTCCGTCCATTTCTCACCGCTCCCGCCTGCTAGAGCCTGAGCGAGGTGGAGGCGCTTCAGCTTTCGATATCTGTGACGCCCTAGGTTCCCTGCAACTCGCCTAG